From the genome of Sphingobacterium kitahiroshimense, one region includes:
- a CDS encoding energy transducer TonB, giving the protein MKTFMFIFNTLIGITFCLGQNKVAEPVVGSENFIKAVNERFMLLDSEVNKDISGEIILDLRVNKSGKIDSADIVKDLDSGMALRLLKAVKSSGDWKPAIKDGLTVASWVRLPYKVLNTSASSKSLNGSIAEPVDGMGVLIEKFYKNFQYPDEALKAGISGEYVLSFIVKEDGKVSAVKLKNDPGYGILTNAVRALNRAGKWKPAKENGIPVKSTVILPFTLKLKEFRRHI; this is encoded by the coding sequence ATGAAAACATTTATGTTTATTTTCAATACCTTAATTGGTATTACTTTTTGTCTTGGGCAAAATAAGGTAGCAGAACCAGTGGTAGGTTCCGAAAATTTTATTAAGGCAGTTAATGAAAGATTTATGTTGTTAGATTCTGAAGTCAATAAAGATATATCGGGTGAAATTATATTGGATCTAAGAGTAAATAAATCCGGTAAAATTGATTCTGCTGATATTGTGAAAGATCTTGATTCTGGAATGGCATTACGTTTGTTAAAAGCAGTGAAGTCTTCTGGAGATTGGAAACCAGCAATAAAGGATGGACTAACAGTTGCTTCCTGGGTTCGCTTACCCTATAAAGTGTTGAATACAAGTGCATCTTCAAAAAGTTTAAACGGAAGTATTGCAGAACCTGTTGATGGTATGGGAGTATTAATCGAAAAATTCTATAAAAATTTTCAATATCCAGATGAGGCGTTAAAAGCTGGTATATCAGGAGAATATGTTTTGAGTTTTATAGTGAAAGAGGATGGTAAGGTTAGCGCAGTAAAATTGAAAAATGATCCTGGATATGGAATTTTAACAAATGCTGTTCGCGCCTTAAATAGAGCAGGAAAATGGAAGCCAGCAAAAGAAAATGGTATTCCAGTTAAATCAACAGTAATTTTACCGTTTACTTTAAAATTGAAAGAGTTTAGAAGGCATATTTAA
- a CDS encoding DUF1735 domain-containing protein, which yields MKKILKYISLALVLSTILSSCLKDKELIGPDADGSVANIIEFGDVSVPVSAETSSIPLYSLAYDIAPTGVLNLKLKCVGAKKAESDIKVVIAVNNSLIEKYNEENETEYAELSPSLYSLSSTEVTIKKGEREALIPINLKPDQFTFDEDYAIGLTIKSVSAGVISGNFGNIILNLGAKNFFDGVYKYTTSATTSLVPNANKTVKLVTVGSNKGSLDPGLLGTYSNEVVYTIDVATNQITVACPSLGVQTPQDVRSVYDPATKTLKVYWKQAGGGRTFEETFVYTGPR from the coding sequence ATGAAAAAGATATTAAAATATATTTCTTTAGCATTGGTACTATCCACGATTCTATCATCTTGTTTGAAGGATAAAGAATTAATTGGTCCTGACGCTGATGGTTCAGTTGCTAATATAATCGAATTCGGAGACGTTTCGGTACCAGTATCTGCAGAGACAAGCTCTATTCCTTTATACTCTTTAGCATATGATATTGCGCCAACAGGAGTTCTGAATTTGAAATTGAAATGTGTCGGTGCAAAAAAAGCTGAAAGTGACATAAAAGTTGTAATTGCTGTCAATAATTCTCTAATTGAAAAATATAATGAAGAAAATGAGACTGAATATGCAGAACTTTCTCCATCACTTTACAGTTTAAGCTCTACTGAAGTAACTATTAAAAAAGGAGAAAGAGAGGCTTTAATTCCAATTAATTTAAAGCCAGATCAATTTACGTTTGATGAAGATTATGCAATTGGTTTGACAATTAAATCTGTATCTGCTGGGGTAATATCTGGAAATTTTGGAAATATTATTCTTAATTTAGGTGCTAAAAACTTTTTCGATGGTGTATATAAATATACAACATCTGCTACTACATCATTGGTTCCTAACGCAAATAAAACAGTAAAATTGGTTACCGTTGGAAGTAATAAAGGATCTTTGGATCCAGGGCTTTTAGGGACTTATTCCAATGAAGTTGTGTATACAATAGATGTTGCAACAAATCAAATTACAGTTGCTTGTCCTTCCCTCGGAGTTCAAACACCACAAGATGTAAGGAGTGTTTACGACCCAGCAACTAAAACTCTAAAAGTTTACTGGAAACAAGCAGGTGGAGGTAGAACTTTTGAAGAAACATTTGTTTATACTGGTCCTAGATAG
- a CDS encoding SusD/RagB family nutrient-binding outer membrane lipoprotein: protein MNNKIKYLSIGLSALLVFSSCEKALNINENPNSPTKSTPELVLPQAMVATALSVPAYNTYGSRLVGYYATSGGVSGWGDMITYDFSTGFMTGLWSTPYNTLTDLQYVIDNAGDSKVVYAQAAEVLKVYNFANLVDTYNDVPYTEALKGSAILTPKYDKAADIYVDLAKKLDAAIAFFKTATADNAFTGSDVIFKGNMTSWAKFANTLKLRLILRAGDKASFANKTIDAIGVIEGDVIVQPTFTKIAGKQNPMWNTWAYGADNAAVGTWGTQFIPTPYVMAFYDGFKISDSERASLVFANGTSTNKNQLGNTDNPPAGIAPSAWVMRPVSGTISATNYRGLGVIKGPGAGQPLMLAAEAQFLAAEGVVKGLVSGLSAETYFENGIKASYNYLYKNEADAATKTAGDANAYLTTYKTENSTSNLVNFNLATTESQKLEAIITQKYIALNFLFGHETWNEYRRTGYPSISGINNTANSRTTFVSIASRATSPDKLPTRILYPNTEFSYNAANVPSVDKYSSKIFWAK from the coding sequence ATGAATAATAAAATAAAATATTTATCTATAGGATTATCAGCGTTATTAGTGTTTTCTTCTTGTGAGAAAGCATTAAATATCAATGAAAATCCAAACTCACCAACGAAATCTACTCCTGAATTGGTGTTGCCTCAAGCCATGGTAGCTACAGCTCTATCTGTTCCTGCCTATAATACATATGGTTCTCGATTGGTCGGTTATTATGCTACCTCTGGAGGTGTTTCAGGCTGGGGTGATATGATCACTTATGATTTTTCAACTGGTTTTATGACTGGATTGTGGAGTACACCTTATAATACGTTAACTGATTTACAGTATGTAATCGATAATGCTGGTGATTCTAAAGTCGTGTATGCTCAGGCTGCTGAAGTATTAAAAGTTTATAACTTTGCAAATCTTGTAGACACTTATAATGATGTTCCATATACAGAAGCTCTAAAAGGAAGTGCGATCCTTACGCCGAAATATGATAAAGCAGCTGATATTTATGTCGATCTAGCTAAGAAGCTAGATGCTGCTATAGCATTTTTTAAAACTGCGACAGCAGATAATGCTTTTACAGGAAGTGATGTTATTTTCAAAGGAAATATGACCTCTTGGGCTAAATTTGCAAATACATTAAAATTACGTTTAATATTAAGAGCTGGTGATAAAGCATCATTTGCAAATAAAACAATAGATGCAATTGGTGTTATTGAGGGTGATGTGATTGTACAACCTACATTTACAAAAATTGCAGGAAAACAAAATCCAATGTGGAATACTTGGGCTTACGGCGCGGATAATGCCGCAGTAGGTACTTGGGGTACACAGTTTATTCCAACACCATATGTTATGGCATTTTATGATGGCTTTAAAATATCTGATTCAGAAAGAGCGTCATTAGTATTTGCTAATGGTACATCGACAAATAAAAATCAATTAGGTAACACGGATAATCCTCCTGCTGGTATTGCGCCTTCGGCTTGGGTGATGCGACCAGTTTCAGGTACGATCAGTGCAACAAATTATAGAGGTTTAGGGGTAATAAAAGGTCCTGGTGCAGGGCAACCTTTAATGTTAGCTGCTGAAGCTCAATTCTTAGCCGCTGAGGGAGTTGTAAAAGGATTAGTATCTGGGTTAAGTGCTGAAACTTATTTTGAAAATGGGATTAAAGCTTCTTACAATTATTTGTATAAAAATGAGGCGGATGCAGCAACAAAAACGGCCGGAGATGCTAATGCTTATTTAACTACATACAAAACAGAAAATTCAACATCTAACTTGGTGAATTTTAATTTAGCTACTACCGAATCACAAAAGTTGGAAGCGATTATAACTCAAAAGTATATTGCTTTGAATTTCTTGTTTGGACATGAAACATGGAATGAATATCGCCGAACTGGTTATCCTTCTATTAGTGGAATCAATAATACAGCTAATTCTAGAACTACTTTTGTTTCTATAGCATCAAGAGCAACATCTCCGGATAAATTACCAACTAGAATTTTATATCCAAATACTGAGTTTAGCTATAATGCAGCTAATGTACCTTCTGTGGATAAATATTCATCAAAAATATTTTGGGCAAAATAA
- a CDS encoding SusC/RagA family TonB-linked outer membrane protein, whose translation MKQTLLSFLLGGAILTSVAFAQEKKISGTVTGADGKGIPGVTVVIQGTNLATQTDGSGNYSINAPIGKIVIFKSIGFSDKTITVSTSSTLYNVTLTNNESVLDEVVVTGAGLTASRRSIGAAQTTIKSDDLQKAKPTNIVTGLTGKVAGLTVQGVGSGVNPNYRVMLRGMRSLTGNNTALIVIDNVISPSSMLGNLNPDDVEDVTVLNGSSAAALYGSQASNGALIVKTKMGAASNGVEVTVDNTTTFEDVNFLPKVQKRFGSGYSAHSIFYVPYENQQYGPVFDGSLVQIGDPLQDGSIQEGAYSWSGDKDKFWETGVTNMTNLSVASKHENSSFRFSGQYLNSTGTVPFDKYNRASARVNGTRKLNDIFNITYTSYYAQNRYDQTSANANIYDAVLQSPGHIGLTGYKDWENNPFANPNGYYNAYYNNPYFIAANNRQNIRNDYFMGNVELNFKPLQWLDFMGRVGMTTSNQSYKYTTGKFAYTDYAAGLHGAYKATNISGSVADAFSYSTSIVSDFNAHATHTNGDFKFDYTALFQYVQNQNSNLGATVNGLVVDDIYNQGNSLNPPATSQSQFLARTFGLAGKIDVAYKNYLFLTLTGRNDWVSILDPDNRSFFYPGSTLSFVATDAIEGLKDFETLNFLKFRGSLSKVGQVNVGSTANFGAYATVPTFGQGSGYPYNGIGGHTVGNQIVQPGLKPEMTRSIEFGFESAWWNNRISADLTYFNNKTTDNTVPTGISWASGYSTYLLNAGTTTGKGIESRLSISPIRTNDWDLTLGGNFTYIKNEVVEIAEGLDQLALATYTGGAGSYAVKGQPFPVIMGTAYDRDPEGRIIVDKITGYPTTDGSLKVLGAALPTHTLGLNLSLSYKDLTFYTSAEYRTGNYIFNNGADLFDFSGSGINTAAYDRERFVIPNSSYWDEATQAYVANTNVTVYDGGADYWTMATGRRNIDETYVTSAAFWKIREMSLSYNLPKTLLAGQNVIKKARVSVQGRNLFLWTPATNVYTDPEYSDGNGSSNGNAIGLTGLSQTPPSRYIGFSVSLTF comes from the coding sequence ATGAAACAAACATTACTCAGTTTTTTGCTTGGGGGTGCTATTCTGACTTCAGTAGCATTTGCTCAAGAAAAAAAAATTAGTGGTACGGTTACAGGTGCAGATGGTAAGGGAATACCGGGTGTTACTGTTGTAATTCAAGGCACTAATCTCGCAACTCAAACGGATGGTAGTGGTAACTATTCTATCAATGCGCCGATTGGAAAAATCGTGATTTTCAAATCTATTGGTTTTTCTGATAAAACAATTACAGTATCTACCAGTTCTACTTTGTACAATGTTACTTTAACTAATAACGAATCTGTATTAGATGAAGTTGTTGTGACAGGTGCTGGTTTAACTGCTAGTAGACGCTCTATTGGAGCTGCCCAAACGACCATTAAATCTGATGATCTTCAAAAAGCTAAACCAACTAACATAGTAACAGGTTTGACAGGGAAAGTTGCAGGTTTAACCGTGCAAGGGGTTGGCTCTGGAGTTAATCCAAATTACCGTGTTATGTTACGTGGTATGCGATCTTTGACAGGTAATAATACCGCTTTGATTGTAATTGATAACGTGATATCTCCTTCTTCTATGTTAGGAAATCTAAATCCTGACGATGTTGAAGACGTAACCGTATTAAATGGATCTTCTGCCGCAGCACTTTATGGTTCTCAAGCGTCCAACGGAGCTTTAATCGTAAAAACTAAAATGGGCGCGGCAAGTAATGGTGTAGAAGTCACTGTTGACAATACCACAACATTTGAAGATGTTAACTTTTTACCAAAAGTTCAAAAACGTTTTGGTTCTGGGTATTCTGCTCATTCCATTTTTTATGTTCCTTATGAAAATCAACAATATGGACCTGTTTTTGACGGCTCTCTTGTTCAAATTGGAGATCCGTTACAAGATGGATCTATTCAAGAGGGTGCTTACTCTTGGTCTGGAGATAAAGATAAATTCTGGGAAACTGGTGTTACCAATATGACAAATTTATCTGTAGCTTCTAAACATGAAAACAGTTCATTTCGATTTTCTGGTCAATATTTGAATTCAACAGGTACTGTTCCGTTTGATAAGTATAATAGAGCTTCAGCACGTGTCAATGGAACTAGAAAATTAAATGATATTTTCAATATTACTTATACTTCATATTACGCACAAAATCGTTACGATCAAACATCAGCAAATGCAAACATCTATGATGCTGTATTACAATCTCCAGGTCATATAGGTTTAACAGGTTATAAAGACTGGGAAAATAATCCATTTGCTAACCCGAATGGTTATTATAATGCTTATTATAATAACCCTTATTTTATAGCCGCAAATAATCGCCAAAATATCCGAAATGATTATTTTATGGGTAATGTGGAACTTAATTTTAAACCTTTGCAGTGGTTAGATTTTATGGGACGTGTAGGTATGACCACTTCAAACCAATCCTACAAATATACTACTGGTAAATTTGCATATACAGATTATGCAGCTGGCTTACACGGTGCTTATAAGGCAACGAATATTTCTGGGAGTGTAGCTGATGCATTTTCTTATTCGACGAGTATTGTCTCAGATTTTAATGCACACGCAACACATACTAACGGCGATTTTAAGTTTGATTACACAGCATTATTCCAATATGTACAGAATCAAAATTCAAATTTAGGAGCTACAGTAAATGGATTAGTTGTTGACGATATTTATAATCAAGGAAATAGTTTAAATCCACCTGCAACTTCTCAGTCACAATTTCTTGCTAGAACTTTCGGATTAGCTGGGAAAATTGATGTAGCTTATAAAAACTATTTGTTCTTAACATTAACCGGGAGAAATGATTGGGTTTCTATATTAGATCCTGATAATCGCTCGTTTTTCTATCCTGGCTCGACACTATCATTTGTAGCAACAGATGCAATAGAAGGATTGAAGGATTTTGAAACTTTAAATTTTTTGAAATTTAGAGGAAGTTTATCTAAAGTAGGGCAAGTGAACGTAGGTAGTACAGCTAATTTTGGGGCTTATGCCACTGTTCCTACTTTCGGACAAGGTTCAGGGTACCCATATAATGGAATTGGTGGGCATACTGTTGGAAATCAAATCGTTCAACCGGGTTTAAAGCCGGAAATGACTAGGTCGATTGAATTTGGTTTTGAATCTGCATGGTGGAACAATAGAATTTCTGCTGACCTGACTTATTTTAATAATAAAACCACAGATAATACTGTTCCCACAGGAATTTCATGGGCATCAGGATATAGTACTTATTTGTTGAATGCTGGTACTACAACAGGTAAAGGTATCGAGTCGAGATTAAGTATTTCACCGATTCGAACCAATGACTGGGATTTAACATTAGGAGGTAACTTTACTTACATCAAAAATGAAGTTGTTGAAATCGCTGAAGGTTTAGATCAATTGGCTTTAGCAACATATACAGGAGGTGCGGGTTCTTATGCTGTTAAAGGACAGCCTTTCCCGGTTATCATGGGAACTGCCTACGATCGTGATCCAGAAGGTCGTATCATTGTAGACAAAATAACAGGATATCCGACAACAGATGGAAGTCTTAAAGTTTTAGGAGCGGCATTACCTACTCATACTTTAGGCTTAAATCTTTCCTTATCATATAAAGATCTAACATTCTATACAAGTGCTGAATATCGTACTGGTAACTATATCTTTAATAATGGTGCTGATTTATTTGATTTCTCAGGTTCAGGTATTAACACTGCTGCATATGATCGTGAACGCTTTGTTATTCCGAATTCATCATATTGGGATGAAGCTACCCAAGCTTATGTAGCAAATACAAATGTAACAGTATATGATGGAGGAGCTGATTATTGGACCATGGCTACCGGAAGACGTAATATTGATGAAACATATGTTACATCAGCAGCATTTTGGAAAATTCGTGAGATGTCATTATCATATAATTTACCGAAAACTTTGCTAGCAGGGCAGAATGTAATTAAGAAAGCCAGAGTAAGTGTACAGGGACGTAATTTGTTTTTATGGACACCAGCTACAAACGTATATACAGATCCAGAGTATTCAGATGGAAACGGATCGTCTAATGGTAATGCAATTGGTTTAACAGGTTTGAGTCAAACTCCGCCATCTCGTTACATCGGTTTTTCTGTTAGTTTAACTTTTTAA
- a CDS encoding TlpA family protein disulfide reductase codes for MCTVPLPSLHQEKNGAGVLQVLRSYRETYYEVKRRLKESPNKIRTDGFAFFMIFFKNVLAKILLDVLSVYRLFTNALLKWYRKGTEKLLESYQIVTNGSSLATDLKATAGEAPYFNGRSVDQASVMRCICIDKAWIVRKTVSVYTLLTHYQRFMYASSILDLYSKEASFQTNVFKPLKILSWVKMCFCFNSPVNRLKLPLNNMLSSIHDTVSEWVIYDFQKLMGISFNASKNIRTYSLLVLMFYMFSLSAQTPRKDSGADGLNKIKPLLVGDTIPEALWHLPLDVLNYAQGSQRIYLNNFRDKKLILLDFWTVWCVPCINKLKELSAQLNLLDEDAIVVPVTKNNASSAQHILKQNDVDLFTIYADSMLIRYFPHVSVPHQIWIKDGIVTYITDGNLTTVAKINDFVMNKPVQLLQKESEIDHSDLNKLTISDTSQMIADNTIFSSSFTKALPYNIFAVSEKKQSLTLFNHSIIGLLLYANRDNIPFSGMKNRIIWRISDSLRQRMELPLDLINTKDYKTESNLRQWKKSNLYCYYLTHVNELGEKQKMDLYKQDLSRFLSLRFNVKAYVVDKSVESFCLYVKDKTVFEKFQMQNGTPKTSSDVNSYTLVNRPLRNLIAYLCTNNFRNSLPIADMTDYTGNVSLKLEADPKDLNAVDKAFYQFGLGIKRGMSTLPMLIVERSGSDE; via the coding sequence ATGTGCACCGTACCTCTCCCGTCCCTGCACCAGGAAAAGAACGGTGCAGGTGTTTTGCAAGTACTGCGCAGTTACAGGGAAACTTACTACGAGGTTAAAAGAAGGTTAAAAGAAAGTCCGAACAAGATCCGAACCGATGGCTTTGCTTTTTTTATGATTTTCTTTAAAAATGTACTTGCTAAAATCCTTCTTGATGTACTGTCAGTGTACAGGTTATTCACTAACGCCCTACTGAAATGGTACCGGAAAGGTACTGAGAAGCTACTGGAGAGCTACCAAATAGTTACTAACGGCAGTAGCTTGGCTACGGACTTGAAGGCGACAGCTGGTGAAGCACCGTACTTCAATGGGCGAAGTGTAGATCAAGCGTCCGTAATGCGTTGCATATGCATAGATAAAGCATGGATAGTGCGTAAAACGGTATCCGTTTACACACTACTAACGCACTATCAACGCTTTATGTATGCTTCATCCATACTTGATCTATACTCTAAAGAAGCTTCATTTCAAACAAACGTTTTTAAGCCCCTGAAAATCTTAAGCTGGGTTAAGATGTGTTTTTGCTTTAATAGCCCTGTAAATCGCTTAAAACTCCCGTTAAATAACATGTTAAGTAGTATTCATGATACTGTCAGTGAGTGGGTTATTTATGATTTTCAAAAATTGATGGGTATTTCTTTCAACGCATCGAAGAATATAAGGACTTATTCTCTATTAGTCCTTATGTTTTATATGTTTAGTTTATCAGCTCAGACGCCCCGCAAGGACAGCGGGGCTGATGGGCTTAATAAGATTAAGCCACTTCTGGTGGGAGATACTATTCCGGAAGCGTTGTGGCATTTACCTTTGGACGTACTGAATTACGCTCAGGGAAGTCAGAGGATATATCTAAATAATTTCCGTGATAAAAAGTTGATCCTGTTGGATTTTTGGACTGTATGGTGTGTTCCGTGCATAAATAAATTAAAAGAGTTGTCTGCTCAATTAAATTTGTTGGATGAGGATGCTATTGTGGTTCCTGTAACCAAAAATAATGCAAGTTCGGCTCAACATATATTGAAGCAAAATGATGTGGATTTGTTCACTATTTATGCCGATAGCATGCTAATCCGATATTTTCCTCATGTGAGTGTCCCTCATCAGATCTGGATTAAAGATGGGATAGTGACATATATAACGGATGGAAATCTTACCACAGTTGCTAAAATCAATGATTTTGTAATGAACAAACCCGTTCAATTGTTGCAAAAAGAATCAGAGATAGACCATTCAGACCTTAATAAATTAACAATATCTGATACGAGTCAAATGATTGCAGATAATACTATTTTTAGCAGCTCATTTACAAAAGCCTTGCCTTATAACATATTTGCAGTATCTGAAAAAAAACAATCATTGACATTGTTCAATCATTCTATTATCGGATTGCTACTTTATGCAAACCGTGATAATATACCGTTTAGTGGTATGAAAAATCGGATTATATGGCGTATTTCAGATTCGCTTAGGCAAAGGATGGAATTGCCCTTGGATCTCATTAATACGAAGGATTATAAGACAGAAAGCAATCTTAGGCAATGGAAAAAATCTAATTTATATTGCTATTATCTTACTCATGTAAATGAATTGGGGGAAAAACAAAAGATGGATTTATACAAACAGGATCTCTCTCGTTTTCTTTCCTTAAGATTTAATGTTAAGGCTTATGTCGTTGATAAAAGTGTAGAATCATTCTGTCTTTATGTAAAAGATAAAACCGTATTCGAAAAATTCCAAATGCAGAATGGTACTCCCAAAACATCTTCCGATGTAAATTCATATACTTTGGTCAATAGACCATTAAGAAATCTAATTGCCTATTTGTGCACCAACAATTTTAGAAATAGTCTTCCAATTGCTGACATGACAGATTATACTGGTAATGTAAGTCTCAAGCTGGAAGCAGATCCTAAGGATTTGAATGCTGTTGATAAGGCGTTTTATCAATTTGGGTTGGGTATAAAAAGGGGTATGTCAACCTTACCTATGTTGATCGTAGAAAGGAGTGGTAGCGATGAATAA
- a CDS encoding O-antigen ligase family protein, with product MKILSLLLFIVLALAFINNPMLSHWKDEPRVYYFFFASVFFSLPLLLLEFNDQQKKINLIDLAVLSVFLLLFIYSLSKVLFHKTDFDDFLLSITSIWIMYFPFKYLIKKDHYSVIRLFILIFYLQVFIGIGQFLYALVNDLNISLFITGSFRHSGIFAIYLASFFPVKASVLNIDTRLKLIWSVVVLFLILLTQSRTGVFLYLCSITFIFWPHIKMLYEKSRYKLAFILIPTILTFLLASILVYFKLPSAKGRLFIWQNSFDMILQKPILGWGYNGFEKFYLSQQANFFKSSNLVNSYSIVADSVSTPLNEYINLLVEFGFLGAAVLLLIVIISFLFFKVFDAKKVYSYFLFILLFLSSAFFYFTFKSTGLILLILLAISYISCEYDDSKDSTFLFIIEGKTLVVIKCCLFIFLSLMFYFTYKQYSATVKWRMAINYIPTNSELSFKMYDRIYKDLEHRPAFLYNYGAELFQDAKFSESTAVFTTLRARFITLDGMVYLGKSYKEMGNFNLAEKTFKEASFMVPNRFIPKYQLFKLYCDTDKILEAYSIAEEILNMPIKISSIEIDNIKKEVKSFLINKQFFKSKF from the coding sequence ATGAAAATATTATCGTTATTATTATTTATTGTATTAGCATTGGCCTTTATAAATAATCCTATGCTTAGTCATTGGAAAGATGAACCAAGAGTTTATTACTTTTTCTTTGCGTCTGTTTTTTTTTCTCTCCCTTTATTGCTTCTAGAATTTAACGACCAGCAAAAAAAAATTAATTTAATTGATTTAGCAGTTCTATCTGTTTTTCTTTTGCTGTTCATTTACAGTTTATCCAAAGTCTTATTTCATAAGACTGATTTCGATGATTTTTTATTGTCAATTACTTCTATTTGGATAATGTATTTTCCTTTCAAATATTTGATTAAAAAGGATCATTACTCTGTTATAAGACTTTTTATTTTAATATTTTATTTGCAAGTTTTTATTGGTATTGGGCAATTTTTGTATGCATTGGTGAATGATCTCAACATATCATTATTTATTACAGGGAGTTTTAGACATTCCGGAATTTTCGCGATATATCTAGCAAGTTTTTTTCCTGTTAAAGCAAGTGTTCTAAATATTGACACGAGATTAAAGTTAATTTGGAGCGTTGTAGTGTTGTTTTTAATTCTGTTAACTCAATCCCGGACCGGAGTATTCCTTTATTTATGTTCCATTACTTTCATCTTTTGGCCACATATTAAAATGTTGTACGAAAAGAGTCGTTATAAGTTAGCATTTATTTTGATACCGACCATTTTAACTTTTCTCTTAGCATCAATACTTGTCTATTTTAAATTACCATCAGCAAAGGGAAGATTGTTCATTTGGCAAAATTCTTTCGATATGATTTTGCAAAAACCAATTTTAGGCTGGGGTTATAATGGATTTGAAAAGTTTTATTTAAGCCAACAAGCAAATTTTTTCAAGAGTAGTAATTTGGTTAATTCATATAGCATAGTTGCAGATAGTGTATCGACACCTTTAAACGAATATATTAACTTGTTGGTTGAGTTTGGTTTTTTAGGTGCTGCGGTATTATTACTAATTGTGATTATAAGCTTTCTTTTTTTTAAAGTTTTTGATGCGAAGAAAGTTTATTCTTATTTTTTATTTATTTTATTATTCTTATCATCCGCTTTTTTCTATTTTACTTTTAAATCTACTGGACTTATTTTATTAATACTTTTAGCGATATCCTATATATCTTGCGAGTATGACGATTCAAAAGATTCAACATTTCTATTTATAATAGAGGGAAAAACATTAGTAGTAATAAAGTGTTGCTTATTTATTTTTCTTAGTTTAATGTTTTATTTTACTTATAAGCAGTATTCTGCTACAGTAAAGTGGAGAATGGCTATTAATTATATCCCTACTAATTCTGAACTTTCATTTAAAATGTATGATAGAATCTATAAAGATCTTGAACATCGTCCTGCTTTTCTTTATAATTATGGTGCGGAACTTTTTCAAGATGCAAAATTTAGTGAAAGTACAGCAGTATTTACTACTCTTCGAGCTCGATTCATCACGTTAGATGGTATGGTTTATTTAGGCAAGTCCTACAAAGAGATGGGAAATTTTAATCTTGCTGAGAAAACATTTAAAGAAGCATCATTTATGGTACCTAATCGTTTTATACCAAAATATCAATTATTTAAATTGTATTGTGATACAGATAAAATTTTAGAAGCATACTCAATTGCAGAGGAGATTTTAAATATGCCAATAAAAATTTCTTCAATAGAGATAGATAATATTAAAAAGGAAGTTAAGAGTTTTTTAATAAATAAACAGTTTTTTAAGTCTAAATTTTAA